In Streptomyces sp. NBC_01426, one genomic interval encodes:
- a CDS encoding PRC-barrel domain-containing protein has product MIDLWSFTEQTGYAPGTDLVGFDVEATDGKIGSVDEETSEVGAAHIVVDTGFWIFGKHVLLPAGTIHRIDLQERKIHAAKTKEEIRNAPEYDKDKHRDDAAYRVEIGQYYEDNNERGV; this is encoded by the coding sequence GTGATTGACCTGTGGAGCTTCACCGAGCAGACGGGCTACGCGCCCGGTACCGATCTGGTCGGCTTCGACGTCGAGGCGACGGACGGGAAGATCGGGAGCGTGGACGAGGAGACGTCGGAGGTCGGCGCCGCCCACATCGTGGTCGACACCGGTTTCTGGATCTTCGGCAAGCACGTCCTGCTGCCTGCCGGCACCATCCACCGGATCGACCTTCAGGAGCGAAAGATCCACGCCGCCAAGACGAAGGAGGAGATCAGGAACGCTCCGGAGTACGACAAGGACAAGCACCGGGACGACGCCGCCTACCGCGTCGAAATCGGCCAGTACTACGAGGACAACAACGAACGCGGCGTCTGA